Proteins found in one Paenibacillus borealis genomic segment:
- a CDS encoding helix-turn-helix domain-containing protein, translated as MKGNEHHSKFLLTHREREVFELLVQDKTTRDIAGLLFISEKTVRNHISNVMQKLNVKGRSQAVVELIKLGELKI; from the coding sequence TTGAAAGGGAACGAACATCATAGCAAATTTCTGTTGACGCATCGTGAGCGCGAAGTATTCGAGCTTCTAGTGCAGGACAAAACTACACGGGATATTGCAGGACTGTTATTCATTAGCGAAAAAACCGTCCGCAACCACATTTCCAACGTCATGCAAAAATTAAACGTAAAAGGCCGTTCGCAAGCGGTTGTCGAGCTGATCAAGCTTGGGGAGCTGAAAATATAG
- the efeB gene encoding iron uptake transporter deferrochelatase/peroxidase subunit — MKKKDKPSWGNAGTENELPKEDSKEQLLFDKKLSRRDMLRLTGASSLGLLLGGGGMGGILAARKAAGQAGQAGASPQHTGTDIIPFYGNHQAGITTPAQNFLCFAAFDLTTTKLSDVQKLLEAWTAAAAALTSGTLIGSVNDNPNLPPADTGEADGLTPSKCTLTFGAGPAFFDDRFGLAAKRPASFSDLPAFTGDSLEPQWCGGDLCVQACADDLQVAFHAIRNLARIARGTAVLRWTQEGFQRTGSADPAGGTPRNLLGFKDGTGNPDVTDEAEMRSVVWSGSADGPAWMNGGTYLALRRVRFRIEVWDRSTLSDQEATFGRHRQSGAPIGARDEFAELNLEAADASGKPVIPPDSHSALAHGDGSVKMLRRSYSYSSGMDLKTGQLDAGLVFISFQKDLMKQFVSIQQRLSKNDRLNEYMVHTGSAVFACFPGVREGGYIGETLLG; from the coding sequence ATGAAGAAGAAAGACAAGCCTTCCTGGGGAAACGCCGGTACGGAGAACGAACTGCCAAAGGAAGATTCCAAGGAACAGCTATTATTCGATAAAAAACTAAGCCGCCGCGATATGTTGCGGCTTACAGGCGCCTCCAGCCTCGGGCTTCTGCTCGGCGGCGGCGGGATGGGCGGCATTCTGGCGGCACGCAAAGCCGCAGGGCAGGCGGGCCAGGCAGGCGCTTCCCCGCAACACACGGGAACAGACATTATTCCATTCTACGGGAATCATCAGGCGGGAATCACTACACCTGCGCAGAATTTCCTGTGCTTCGCTGCGTTTGACCTGACGACAACCAAGCTCAGTGACGTCCAGAAACTGCTGGAAGCCTGGACTGCAGCGGCCGCTGCCCTTACTTCCGGTACGCTGATCGGCAGCGTGAACGACAATCCCAATCTTCCGCCAGCCGACACTGGTGAGGCAGATGGCCTTACTCCTTCCAAATGCACGCTTACCTTCGGTGCGGGTCCTGCCTTCTTTGACGACAGGTTCGGACTGGCTGCTAAGCGGCCCGCCTCCTTCTCCGATCTCCCGGCATTTACGGGAGACAGCCTGGAGCCCCAGTGGTGTGGCGGCGACCTCTGTGTGCAGGCCTGCGCTGACGATCTGCAGGTGGCGTTCCATGCCATCCGCAATCTGGCCCGCATCGCCCGGGGCACGGCGGTGCTGCGCTGGACGCAGGAGGGCTTCCAGCGCACCGGCAGCGCCGATCCGGCAGGCGGCACACCCCGTAATCTGCTCGGCTTCAAGGACGGCACGGGCAATCCCGACGTCACTGATGAAGCCGAGATGCGAAGTGTCGTCTGGAGCGGAAGCGCCGATGGCCCCGCCTGGATGAACGGCGGCACGTATCTCGCTCTGCGCCGGGTACGCTTTCGCATTGAGGTCTGGGACCGCTCTACCCTGAGCGATCAGGAAGCAACGTTCGGGCGGCACCGGCAGAGCGGCGCCCCGATCGGCGCCCGGGATGAGTTCGCTGAGCTGAATCTCGAAGCGGCTGATGCCAGCGGCAAGCCTGTCATCCCGCCGGATTCCCATTCGGCCCTCGCCCACGGGGACGGCTCGGTCAAAATGCTGCGCCGCTCCTACTCCTATTCCAGCGGCATGGATCTCAAGACCGGACAGCTGGATGCAGGACTGGTATTCATCAGCTTCCAGAAGGACCTGATGAAGCAGTTCGTGAGCATCCAGCAGCGCCTCTCGAAGAATGACCGGCTGAATGAATATATGGTCCATACCGGCAGCGCCGTATTCGCCTGCTTCCCCGGTGTACGGGAAGGCGGATATATTGGAGAGACGCTGCTGGGGTGA
- a CDS encoding SagB/ThcOx family dehydrogenase, translated as MTRYEQQRNFLKSNFHEFKHIKTDKIKGIAQPPIVKSFDSKSPIIDLPKASKNVVRKGSIFDCIEQRRSTRFYSADTLSLEELSYLLWATQGITGISKNGLTLRTVPCSGATHTLETYLMIMRVEGVRQGIYRYLPVEHKLLFMFELDQLEQKIDAITLDQPFVPNFARKASVLFAWSTTPYRSEWKYDISAHKKILIDVGHVCQNLYLASESIGAGACAIGIYDQKLIDEVLELDGDEEFVIYLGAVGKKRE; from the coding sequence ATGACCAGATATGAACAGCAAAGAAACTTTCTGAAATCTAATTTTCATGAATTCAAGCATATCAAAACAGATAAGATTAAGGGAATTGCCCAGCCGCCAATTGTTAAGTCTTTTGATTCAAAATCACCAATTATTGATCTGCCGAAGGCCAGCAAAAATGTGGTAAGAAAAGGGAGTATATTTGATTGTATTGAGCAAAGAAGAAGTACACGCTTCTATTCTGCCGACACTTTGAGTCTGGAGGAGTTGTCCTATTTATTATGGGCTACCCAAGGGATTACCGGGATAAGCAAGAACGGGCTTACGCTGCGGACCGTGCCCTGCAGTGGGGCGACACACACCTTGGAAACCTATTTAATGATTATGCGGGTAGAGGGCGTTCGGCAGGGGATCTACAGATACCTTCCAGTGGAGCATAAGCTCTTGTTTATGTTTGAATTAGATCAGCTTGAACAGAAGATTGATGCGATTACTTTGGATCAGCCCTTTGTCCCTAACTTTGCCCGCAAAGCTTCTGTGCTGTTTGCCTGGAGTACCACGCCCTACCGCTCCGAATGGAAGTATGATATTTCTGCCCACAAAAAAATCCTCATCGATGTAGGACATGTCTGCCAGAACCTCTATTTAGCCAGTGAATCCATCGGTGCAGGTGCCTGCGCCATTGGCATCTATGATCAGAAGCTAATTGATGAGGTATTGGAGTTAGACGGTGATGAGGAATTTGTTATCTATCTTGGCGCAGTGGGGAAGAAGCGGGAGTAG
- a CDS encoding NAD(P)H-dependent oxidoreductase: MKTLVILAHPNIENSRVNKRWKQELLQHPEEVTVHELYKEYPDWSIDVQKEQRLLEAHSHIIFQFPLYWYSYPPLLKKWLDDVFTHGWAYGSNGNKLNGKKLGIAMSIGDKQENYQPAGSVSFTVDEVIAPFKASAIHVGAIASPYFAVFGASFQASDEVINQSAADYLQYIIENR, encoded by the coding sequence ATGAAAACCCTTGTGATCCTAGCACACCCTAATATTGAGAATTCAAGAGTAAATAAAAGATGGAAACAGGAGCTGCTGCAGCATCCAGAGGAAGTTACGGTCCATGAGCTTTACAAGGAGTATCCGGACTGGAGCATTGATGTTCAGAAAGAGCAACGTTTACTCGAAGCACACAGCCATATTATTTTTCAATTTCCTTTATATTGGTATAGCTACCCGCCTTTACTGAAAAAGTGGCTGGACGATGTATTCACTCACGGCTGGGCGTACGGTTCAAACGGGAATAAGCTGAATGGGAAAAAGCTGGGGATCGCTATGTCCATTGGGGATAAGCAAGAAAATTACCAGCCGGCCGGCTCCGTTTCTTTTACTGTAGATGAGGTTATAGCACCGTTTAAAGCCAGCGCAATCCATGTGGGCGCGATCGCATCACCCTATTTCGCCGTCTTCGGAGCTTCCTTTCAGGCGAGTGATGAAGTAATCAACCAGAGTGCAGCTGACTATCTTCAATATATTATTGAGAATCGATAA
- a CDS encoding winged helix-turn-helix transcriptional regulator has translation MKEYYLGIEATLEILGGKWKALIICNLMSGKKRTSELQRSIPGISQKVLIQQLRELERDGMIGRQVYNQMPPKVEYYITEYGTTANGIIDVMCSWGRANIAIRQQQGEEVMLLENNPNDE, from the coding sequence ATGAAAGAATATTATTTAGGCATAGAAGCAACGCTTGAAATTCTCGGAGGAAAGTGGAAAGCGTTAATCATATGTAATCTAATGTCGGGTAAGAAACGGACAAGTGAATTACAGCGCAGTATCCCGGGCATCTCGCAAAAGGTTCTGATCCAGCAGCTCCGCGAACTTGAAAGGGACGGAATGATCGGCAGACAGGTCTATAATCAAATGCCGCCCAAAGTTGAATATTATATAACGGAATATGGAACCACAGCCAATGGAATTATTGACGTAATGTGTTCCTGGGGCAGAGCCAATATTGCAATCAGACAGCAGCAGGGTGAAGAAGTAATGTTGCTGGAAAATAATCCGAACGATGAGTAA
- a CDS encoding MarR family winged helix-turn-helix transcriptional regulator, which yields METRDVISLISKIREKVNRFIVQEMVKQGLEGIGTSHGDIIYALLQKPRLTMAEISARINKDKSTVTALVDKLVRLGMVTKEREKEDSRFVYVALTGKGRELETVFEAISADMLEQFYLNVTEQEKEALLGILIKINNNF from the coding sequence ATGGAAACTAGAGATGTGATTTCGCTGATCTCCAAAATCAGAGAGAAGGTTAACCGGTTCATTGTCCAAGAGATGGTGAAGCAGGGGCTGGAAGGTATCGGCACCTCTCATGGGGACATTATTTATGCGCTGCTGCAGAAGCCCAGGCTTACAATGGCAGAGATCTCCGCCAGAATTAATAAGGATAAATCGACAGTCACGGCGCTGGTAGATAAGCTGGTCCGGCTTGGCATGGTGACGAAGGAAAGGGAGAAGGAGGACAGCAGGTTTGTGTATGTTGCCCTGACGGGGAAGGGGAGGGAGCTGGAAACGGTTTTTGAGGCGATATCCGCAGACATGCTGGAGCAGTTTTACCTTAATGTCACCGAACAGGAGAAGGAAGCGCTGCTGGGCATTTTAATCAAAATTAATAACAACTTCTAA
- a CDS encoding DMT family transporter, whose protein sequence is MNTKPKTAVLWAILAAALYAISTPISKALLKEIPPTMMAALLYLGAGIGMSAIGWFRSGREAVRSEMRLTRRELPFTAGMVVLDIAAPILLMIGLTVTTPATVSLLNNFEIVATALIALLLFKESINSRLWLAIILITAASMILSVGDFGSISLSWGSVFVLLAAVCWGLENNLTSKLSAKDPLQVVVIKGFGSGSGSLIISLILGETADRIGYIFAALLLGFVAYGLSIYLYIYAQRYLGAAKTSAYYAISRFIGVLLSLIMYFDLPPLSFIVALIIMIAGTYFASTDRKGT, encoded by the coding sequence TTGAATACCAAACCCAAAACTGCGGTCCTTTGGGCGATTCTGGCGGCTGCACTGTATGCAATTAGTACGCCGATATCGAAAGCGCTCCTTAAGGAAATTCCGCCAACGATGATGGCTGCGCTGTTATATCTGGGTGCAGGCATTGGGATGTCGGCTATCGGATGGTTTCGTTCCGGAAGAGAAGCAGTGAGGAGCGAAATGCGGCTGACCAGGCGGGAACTGCCTTTTACAGCCGGGATGGTTGTCTTGGATATCGCCGCTCCTATCCTCCTGATGATCGGACTAACGGTGACTACACCTGCAACGGTCTCACTCCTCAATAACTTTGAGATTGTAGCAACCGCACTAATTGCCCTTCTGCTGTTCAAGGAGTCGATTAATTCGAGATTGTGGCTGGCGATTATCCTCATTACAGCAGCCAGTATGATCCTTTCTGTCGGGGATTTCGGCAGTATCTCATTATCGTGGGGTTCAGTCTTTGTGCTGCTTGCAGCAGTTTGCTGGGGACTTGAGAATAATCTGACCTCCAAGCTGTCCGCCAAAGACCCGTTACAGGTTGTAGTGATCAAAGGGTTCGGTTCAGGGTCAGGCTCACTTATCATCTCACTCATTCTCGGAGAAACTGCAGATCGTATCGGGTATATCTTTGCTGCGTTGCTGCTGGGATTTGTTGCTTATGGACTGAGTATCTATTTGTACATATATGCACAGCGGTATCTTGGAGCGGCGAAGACTAGCGCTTATTATGCTATTTCCCGGTTTATAGGAGTGCTGCTGTCACTGATTATGTATTTCGATTTACCGCCCTTATCGTTTATTGTTGCACTCATCATTATGATTGCTGGTACTTATTTTGCCTCTACGGACCGTAAGGGGACATGA
- a CDS encoding cellulase family glycosylhydrolase yields the protein MPKKKSFLSLIFTAVLLLAVATPMVSAAAEEQALQAQAPAAAAASTGLQSYVDAMQPGWNLGNSLDATGADETSWGNPAVTQALIKKIAAQGYKSIRIPVTWDVHTGAAAPYTVDAAYLSRVQQVVDWAVAENLYVMINVHHDSWLWISKMEQQHDLVLARYKAVWTQIANRFKGYSTKLMFESVNEPRFTDGGTTDEAKAIQMLDELNVAFHGIVRASGGNNATRPLVLSTLEASPTQTRMDALYQTITKLNDSNLIATVHYYGFWPFSVNIAGYTRFETDTQNDIVTTFNNVYNTFTAKGIPVIVGEYGLLGFDKNTGVIEQGEKLKFFEYLAYYLKSKQITPMLWDNGQHFGRTSFQWSDPLLYNMMKASWTSRSSTAESDLINLKKGAAAKDVTVKLNLNGNTLTSILNGSQQLVSGTDYTLSGDQLTFKAAKLTSLISSGNLGVNAVLTARFNKGADWNFNVILYNTPKLSNAQGTTTAFKIPTTFNGDTLATMEAVYASGGNAGPQNWTPYKEFAYTFTPSYSTGEISLLPAFFNEVNNGDVILKFHFWSGEVVNYKITKNGTSVTGTTM from the coding sequence ATGCCAAAAAAGAAATCGTTTCTGTCCTTAATCTTCACCGCTGTCTTGCTGCTCGCTGTGGCCACACCTATGGTCTCTGCAGCAGCTGAAGAACAGGCGCTGCAGGCGCAAGCACCCGCAGCTGCGGCTGCATCTACGGGTCTTCAATCCTACGTAGATGCCATGCAGCCCGGATGGAATCTGGGGAATTCACTGGATGCGACCGGAGCCGATGAGACTTCCTGGGGCAACCCGGCAGTCACGCAGGCTCTGATCAAGAAGATTGCCGCCCAAGGCTATAAGAGCATCCGGATTCCTGTGACCTGGGATGTACATACCGGAGCGGCTGCCCCGTATACAGTGGATGCGGCCTATCTGTCCCGTGTCCAGCAGGTTGTCGATTGGGCTGTAGCAGAGAATCTGTATGTCATGATCAACGTTCACCATGATTCCTGGCTGTGGATCAGCAAAATGGAGCAGCAGCATGACCTGGTGCTGGCCCGCTATAAGGCGGTCTGGACGCAGATTGCGAACCGCTTCAAGGGATATTCCACCAAGCTGATGTTCGAGAGCGTCAATGAGCCGCGTTTCACCGATGGCGGAACAACGGATGAAGCGAAGGCGATTCAGATGCTGGATGAGCTGAATGTGGCTTTCCATGGCATTGTCAGAGCCTCCGGCGGGAATAATGCCACCCGTCCGCTGGTGCTATCCACACTGGAAGCCTCGCCGACGCAGACCCGGATGGATGCACTTTACCAGACCATCACCAAGCTGAACGACTCCAATCTGATCGCGACCGTTCACTATTACGGGTTCTGGCCGTTTAGTGTCAATATTGCCGGTTATACCAGGTTCGAGACCGATACCCAGAATGATATCGTGACTACCTTCAATAATGTCTATAATACCTTTACCGCCAAAGGCATTCCCGTTATTGTTGGCGAGTATGGGCTGCTCGGTTTTGACAAGAATACAGGTGTGATCGAACAGGGCGAGAAGCTGAAGTTTTTCGAATATCTGGCTTATTACCTGAAGTCCAAGCAAATTACACCGATGCTGTGGGACAATGGCCAGCATTTCGGCCGCACGTCCTTCCAGTGGTCCGATCCGCTGCTCTACAATATGATGAAGGCCAGCTGGACCAGCCGCTCGTCCACAGCTGAAAGCGATCTCATTAATCTGAAAAAGGGTGCTGCAGCCAAGGATGTGACGGTGAAGCTGAACCTGAACGGCAATACGCTTACTTCGATTCTGAACGGCAGCCAGCAGCTGGTGTCGGGAACGGATTATACTCTAAGCGGTGACCAGCTGACGTTCAAAGCAGCGAAGCTTACCAGTCTGATTTCTTCCGGCAATCTCGGTGTCAATGCTGTATTGACTGCCCGCTTCAACAAAGGCGCGGACTGGAATTTTAATGTGATTCTCTATAATACGCCAAAGTTAAGCAACGCGCAGGGAACTACCACTGCTTTTAAAATACCGACTACGTTTAATGGGGATACCCTGGCTACTATGGAAGCTGTGTATGCCTCGGGAGGCAATGCCGGTCCGCAAAACTGGACGCCGTACAAGGAATTCGCTTATACGTTTACGCCTTCCTACAGCACGGGCGAGATTAGTCTGCTTCCGGCTTTTTTCAATGAAGTGAATAATGGTGATGTAATCCTGAAGTTCCATTTCTGGAGCGGCGAAGTCGTGAATTACAAGATCACCAAGAACGGAACGAGCGTTACTGGTACGACGATGTAG
- a CDS encoding LacI family DNA-binding transcriptional regulator, with the protein MANIKEIARIAGVSVTTVSRVLNNHPYVSKDKRAAVLDTIEQLNYTRNMNAVHLITGRTGAVAVILPYINAFYFSIIMNGLAHEALLAQYRLILCQSNYLAEEEIKVLEMLRNKEIDGVVIVSTALKPEVIEEYTAYGPVVTCQDSGQRRYSSVYIEHYAAFRQGLQYLTGKGYRSIGYCEGRQNGSSASIRQTAFREFIAEHKLDFQEEWMIYDCTTEEDGAAVARSLLEMPERPEAMIITGDHVAAGLIIEARKAGLSIPGDLAVMGFDNQPIGRLLEITTIDNHLYEMGASAFRIIHEQISSDNPDPVYRKLDYRIIERSTV; encoded by the coding sequence ATGGCTAATATTAAAGAAATCGCCCGGATTGCCGGAGTTTCCGTAACGACCGTCTCGCGGGTGCTGAATAATCATCCTTATGTCAGCAAAGACAAAAGAGCCGCCGTCCTCGATACGATTGAGCAGTTAAACTACACCCGAAATATGAATGCCGTCCATCTGATTACCGGCCGTACCGGAGCAGTGGCGGTGATTCTTCCGTATATTAATGCTTTTTATTTCTCCATTATTATGAATGGCCTTGCTCATGAGGCACTGCTCGCGCAATACCGGCTGATTCTGTGCCAGAGCAATTATTTAGCAGAAGAAGAGATTAAAGTTCTGGAGATGCTGCGCAACAAAGAAATCGACGGTGTGGTCATTGTATCGACTGCACTGAAGCCGGAAGTCATTGAAGAGTATACCGCATACGGTCCGGTTGTAACCTGCCAGGACAGCGGGCAGCGCCGCTATTCCTCTGTATATATTGAGCATTATGCGGCTTTCCGGCAGGGGCTGCAGTACTTGACGGGCAAAGGCTACCGCTCCATCGGCTATTGCGAAGGCAGGCAGAACGGCAGCAGCGCCTCCATCCGGCAGACTGCTTTTCGCGAATTCATTGCTGAGCACAAGCTGGATTTTCAGGAGGAATGGATGATCTACGACTGCACTACGGAGGAAGACGGGGCGGCCGTGGCACGCTCGCTGCTGGAGATGCCGGAGCGGCCTGAAGCCATGATTATTACCGGAGATCATGTTGCAGCCGGACTGATAATTGAGGCGCGCAAAGCGGGTCTCAGCATCCCCGGAGATCTCGCGGTCATGGGCTTCGATAACCAGCCGATCGGCCGTCTGCTCGAGATCACCACCATAGATAACCACTTGTATGAGATGGGAGCATCCGCCTTCCGTATCATTCATGAACAGATTAGCTCAGACAATCCTGACCCGGTCTACCGTAAGCTGGATTACCGGATTATTGAGCGGTCTACGGTATAG
- a CDS encoding alpha/beta fold hydrolase, with translation MRDYTKELPQHTEKYIGENDLYLQIFVGEKLPEDAGLRPPLLFVHGAFTGSWMWSKYIPHFIREGWTCYVMNLRSHYRSRVLDMTEISFADYLEDIREIIAECGAPPIVIGFSMGGILSQKLAETAELAGLVLIDSSISKEVHDRVPYRDIVRTQPGLVVPSPVREELVSIDESAEDVAFQRKYLTMESAKAFSAFSFHYGAEGIRVDSRSITCPCLVIHAVNSEEDDGRGRVNAEHFHAEYKGLWNTTHTGLLVGQRYLEAAGTVLEWLKRLTLDPPGGDTTCKC, from the coding sequence GTGAGAGATTACACGAAAGAATTGCCGCAGCATACGGAGAAATACATCGGAGAGAACGATCTGTATCTGCAGATATTCGTGGGGGAGAAACTCCCGGAAGACGCCGGCCTCCGGCCCCCTTTGCTATTCGTGCATGGTGCCTTTACCGGAAGCTGGATGTGGAGCAAATACATTCCCCATTTTATCCGTGAAGGCTGGACCTGTTATGTCATGAATCTGAGAAGCCATTACAGAAGCCGGGTGCTGGATATGACGGAGATCAGTTTCGCAGATTATCTGGAGGATATAAGGGAGATTATCGCTGAGTGCGGGGCTCCGCCTATTGTGATCGGGTTCAGCATGGGCGGGATTCTGAGCCAGAAGCTGGCGGAAACAGCAGAGCTGGCCGGGCTCGTGCTGATTGATTCAAGTATTAGTAAGGAGGTTCATGACCGGGTGCCTTACCGGGACATAGTCCGGACACAGCCCGGCCTCGTAGTGCCTTCCCCGGTTCGTGAGGAGCTTGTGAGCATAGATGAATCGGCAGAGGATGTAGCTTTTCAAAGAAAGTACCTGACTATGGAATCTGCCAAGGCGTTTAGCGCTTTTTCTTTTCATTATGGTGCAGAGGGAATCCGGGTAGACAGCCGCTCCATTACGTGCCCTTGTCTGGTTATCCATGCTGTTAACAGTGAGGAGGACGACGGCCGCGGCAGAGTCAACGCAGAGCATTTCCATGCGGAATATAAAGGCCTGTGGAACACCACGCATACCGGTCTGCTCGTAGGACAGCGGTATCTGGAAGCTGCGGGGACTGTTCTGGAGTGGCTGAAAAGATTGACACTCGACCCCCCAGGGGGGGATACTACCTGTAAATGTTGA
- the efeO gene encoding iron uptake system protein EfeO, which yields MKIGYAVPAGLLAASLLFAGCASNDNNNNGNNGNNSNTSGNNAAAQTGNGATSSPSATADSTAATTADFTTAIDEYRKYVIEQCDEFVKQTEGFTDAVKAGKLEDAKALYAPARMYYERIEPIAEALGDLDPNIDARENDVDAADWRGFHKIEQALWQNNTTDGMTDVADRLLKDAQLLRAKVETAEIDANLLVTGAVELLNEVSSSKVTGEEERYSHTDLYDFVANVEGAQKIYELLKPELAKKDPALEQTIGERFTALLNELAPFKSGDGYVSYETLKEDEVRKLSQNLDALAEPLSNMGTILGV from the coding sequence ATGAAGATAGGTTATGCAGTGCCCGCGGGTTTGCTTGCGGCTTCACTCCTGTTTGCCGGCTGTGCAAGCAATGACAACAATAATAATGGCAACAACGGCAATAACAGCAATACCTCCGGGAATAATGCTGCAGCCCAGACGGGTAATGGGGCAACCAGCTCACCATCTGCAACTGCAGATTCAACTGCTGCCACTACGGCGGATTTCACCACAGCCATCGATGAGTACCGGAAATATGTAATTGAACAATGCGACGAATTCGTGAAACAGACCGAAGGCTTCACCGATGCGGTGAAAGCAGGCAAGCTTGAAGATGCCAAAGCGCTGTATGCTCCGGCACGCATGTATTATGAACGGATTGAACCCATCGCTGAAGCGCTCGGAGATCTGGACCCGAACATTGATGCCCGTGAGAACGATGTTGACGCTGCCGACTGGCGCGGCTTCCATAAGATTGAACAAGCCCTTTGGCAGAACAATACTACGGATGGCATGACCGATGTTGCGGACCGTTTACTAAAAGATGCGCAGCTGCTGCGCGCCAAGGTGGAAACCGCTGAGATTGATGCCAATCTGCTCGTTACCGGAGCTGTAGAACTGCTGAATGAAGTATCGTCCTCCAAAGTAACCGGTGAAGAGGAACGTTACTCGCACACGGATTTGTATGATTTTGTCGCCAATGTGGAAGGTGCCCAGAAGATCTATGAGCTGCTGAAACCCGAGCTGGCCAAAAAAGATCCTGCCCTCGAGCAAACGATTGGTGAACGGTTCACTGCACTGCTGAATGAGCTGGCGCCGTTCAAATCCGGTGACGGCTACGTTTCCTACGAAACGTTGAAAGAGGATGAGGTCCGCAAGCTTAGCCAGAATCTGGACGCCTTAGCTGAGCCTCTATCCAACATGGGAACTATTCTGGGAGTGTGA